Proteins co-encoded in one Haloarcula pelagica genomic window:
- a CDS encoding cation:proton antiporter, translating into MTDIGTVFVVLAGAFVVFAGVALYRVFAGPTTHDRVIAVNVAGTNTVIAISLVAAALDEPVFLDVALVYALLNFLLSIAFSKFNVEQGGVL; encoded by the coding sequence ATGACTGACATCGGGACGGTCTTCGTGGTGCTCGCCGGCGCGTTCGTCGTCTTCGCCGGGGTCGCGCTGTACCGGGTCTTCGCCGGCCCGACGACCCACGATCGGGTCATCGCCGTCAACGTGGCCGGGACCAACACCGTCATCGCTATCTCGCTAGTCGCGGCGGCGCTCGACGAACCGGTGTTCCTGGACGTGGCGCTGGTCTACGCCCTGTTGAACTTCCTGCTCTCGATCGCGTTCTCGAAGTTCAACGTCGAACAGGGGGGTGTGCTGTGA
- a CDS encoding DUF4040 domain-containing protein, with amino-acid sequence MTPTAVEIALIGFVLACAVGTAMLKDVLAAVMAFAAYSLGISIIWLVLQAPDVGLTEAAVGAGIMTILFLLALANTVRPDEDRLLEPVGLRTLLGVGVFVVVMAATVPALPAIGDPSAPVAGGEVTQYYIENAYDQTGVKNAVTAVLAAYRGFDTLGEAVVVFVAGIAALSVLRQEVFA; translated from the coding sequence ATGACGCCGACCGCCGTCGAGATCGCCCTGATCGGGTTCGTCCTCGCGTGTGCGGTCGGGACCGCGATGCTCAAGGACGTGCTGGCCGCCGTGATGGCGTTTGCGGCCTACAGCCTCGGCATCTCGATCATCTGGCTCGTCCTGCAGGCCCCCGACGTGGGTCTGACCGAGGCGGCCGTCGGCGCCGGGATCATGACGATCCTCTTCCTGCTCGCGCTCGCCAACACAGTCCGGCCCGACGAGGACCGCCTGCTCGAACCCGTCGGGCTCCGGACGCTGCTGGGCGTCGGGGTCTTCGTCGTCGTGATGGCCGCGACGGTGCCGGCGCTGCCGGCCATCGGCGATCCGAGCGCGCCGGTGGCGGGCGGCGAGGTGACCCAGTACTACATCGAGAACGCCTACGACCAGACCGGGGTCAAAAACGCCGTGACGGCCGTCCTGGCCGCGTACCGCGGGTTCGACACGCTCGGCGAGGCCGTCGTCGTCTTCGTCGCCGGTATCGCCGCGCTGTCGGTCCTCAGACAGGAGGTGTTCGCATGA
- the mnhG gene encoding monovalent cation/H(+) antiporter subunit G has product MTPIEWAAVALGVLGAFFGLVAALGIVRLPDVYTRAHAASKSDTLGAVLSIGAVAIVLQTDLSTIKAVFLLVFMFLTNPTAAHAIARAAQDQGIEPWTADDGEGEP; this is encoded by the coding sequence GTGACGCCGATCGAGTGGGCGGCCGTCGCGCTGGGCGTCCTCGGGGCCTTCTTCGGCCTCGTAGCCGCGCTCGGGATCGTTCGCCTCCCGGATGTCTACACCCGCGCACATGCGGCCTCCAAGAGCGACACCCTGGGGGCGGTCCTCTCGATCGGCGCCGTCGCCATCGTCCTCCAGACCGACCTCTCGACGATCAAGGCCGTCTTCCTGCTCGTGTTCATGTTCCTGACGAACCCGACGGCGGCCCACGCGATCGCCCGGGCGGCACAGGACCAGGGGATCGAGCCCTGGACGGCAGACGACGGGGAGGGAGAGCCATGA
- a CDS encoding Na(+)/H(+) antiporter subunit B: protein MSVDNEPGLYVESTIIMTTVRVVAPFVLTFALFVMFHGADSPGGGFQGGVIAGSVVMMLAFAYGIESVRNWVDIRIVVALASGGILTFATIGLGSIALGGTFLEYTEYLFITKKASKYGIELVELGIGAIVASVAIGLFFLLAAGFGHVADQPREGER from the coding sequence ATGAGCGTCGACAACGAACCCGGGCTGTACGTCGAGAGTACGATCATCATGACCACCGTCCGCGTGGTCGCGCCGTTCGTGCTGACGTTCGCGCTGTTCGTGATGTTCCACGGCGCGGACTCGCCGGGCGGCGGCTTCCAGGGCGGTGTCATCGCCGGCTCAGTGGTGATGATGCTCGCGTTCGCCTACGGGATCGAGTCGGTCCGTAACTGGGTGGACATTCGGATCGTCGTCGCGCTCGCGTCAGGCGGGATCCTCACGTTCGCGACGATCGGGCTGGGCTCGATCGCGCTGGGCGGGACCTTCCTGGAGTACACCGAGTACCTCTTCATCACGAAGAAAGCCAGCAAGTACGGCATCGAACTGGTCGAACTGGGGATCGGCGCCATCGTCGCCAGCGTGGCGATCGGCCTCTTTTTCCTGCTGGCCGCGGGCTTTGGCCACGTCGCCGACCAGCCACGGGAGGGCGAGCGATGA
- a CDS encoding cation:proton antiporter subunit C has protein sequence MIGPLQVDLLTSHYNYYAVMLLLGIGLYMLVESSNLVKKVIGMNIFQTGIFLFFITLAYRAGASPPVVQEGAGPYVSPLPHVLILTAIVVGVSLTAVALALIIRIYSEYGTLDEDTLKQLYYD, from the coding sequence ATGATCGGCCCGCTCCAGGTCGACCTGCTGACGAGCCACTACAATTACTACGCGGTGATGTTGCTGCTGGGCATCGGGCTGTACATGCTCGTCGAGTCGAGCAACCTCGTCAAGAAGGTCATCGGCATGAACATCTTCCAGACGGGGATCTTCCTGTTTTTCATCACGCTGGCCTACCGAGCGGGCGCGAGCCCGCCGGTGGTCCAGGAGGGCGCCGGCCCGTACGTCAGCCCGCTGCCCCACGTCCTCATCCTGACGGCCATCGTCGTCGGCGTGAGCCTCACCGCAGTGGCGCTGGCGCTGATAATTCGCATCTACTCCGAGTACGGTACGCTGGACGAAGACACGCTGAAACAGCTCTACTATGATTGA
- a CDS encoding cation:proton antiporter codes for MTDITSLRPLLAVLVSAVAIPVILSLKRRPNVREGVTITVALTKFAIVASMVPAVLAGDRFTFTIGQFGPGITLALRVDALAILFGLLASLLWIVTSFYSIGYMRGLAEHAQTRYFASFAASLASAIGVAFAANLVTLFVFYELLTVSTYPLVTHDETDEARRAGRKYLAYTFGGGVAVLGGSILVFFLTGTTAFTPGGIEALAGADPTLARAAFALLAAGFGVKAALMPAHSWLPDAMVAPTPVSGLLHAVAVVKSGVFGVARVVLDVFGTGLMADLGVDLPLAAVAAFTLLTASVIALRQDNLKRRLAYSTISQLSYIVLGLALLEGDALIGGLLHIPAHAFMKLTLFFCAGAIHVETHTDDISDMAGIGARMPLTMTAFGVAAAGMAGIPLVAGFVSKWYLVIGALDGGGSVFAAALLVSGVLNIAYFWPIVYQAFFESPEEHDEKPLIEAALGGTSVRTDGGDHHADVDVPNPEHVDHLGKRHEDVEHHGGPPAGGWDVRNWRGGESTWFMLGPILTAATLSLVLGIVPNQAVFLRVVTTVVGNLPGVVA; via the coding sequence ATGACCGACATTACATCACTCAGACCACTGCTCGCAGTGCTCGTCTCGGCGGTCGCCATCCCGGTGATCCTCTCGCTGAAGCGCCGCCCGAACGTCCGCGAGGGCGTCACGATCACCGTCGCGCTGACGAAGTTCGCCATCGTCGCGAGCATGGTCCCGGCCGTCCTGGCCGGCGACCGGTTCACGTTCACGATCGGCCAGTTCGGTCCCGGCATCACGCTCGCGTTGCGGGTCGACGCGCTCGCGATCCTCTTCGGACTGCTGGCGAGTCTGCTGTGGATCGTCACCAGTTTCTACAGCATCGGCTACATGCGCGGGCTGGCCGAACACGCACAGACGCGCTACTTCGCCTCCTTCGCGGCGAGCCTGGCCTCCGCGATCGGTGTCGCGTTCGCGGCGAACCTCGTGACGCTGTTCGTCTTCTACGAACTACTGACGGTCTCGACGTACCCGCTGGTGACCCACGACGAGACCGACGAGGCTCGACGCGCCGGCCGGAAGTACCTCGCGTACACCTTCGGCGGCGGTGTCGCCGTCCTCGGGGGATCGATCCTCGTCTTCTTCCTGACGGGGACGACGGCGTTCACGCCCGGCGGTATCGAGGCGCTGGCCGGCGCCGACCCGACGCTGGCTCGCGCCGCGTTCGCGCTGCTGGCGGCCGGATTCGGCGTGAAGGCGGCGCTGATGCCGGCCCACTCCTGGCTGCCCGACGCCATGGTCGCGCCGACGCCGGTGTCGGGGCTGCTCCACGCCGTCGCGGTCGTCAAGAGCGGTGTCTTCGGCGTCGCACGGGTCGTCCTGGACGTGTTCGGCACGGGCCTGATGGCCGACCTCGGTGTCGACCTCCCGCTCGCGGCCGTCGCCGCGTTCACGCTGTTGACCGCGAGCGTCATCGCCCTGCGCCAGGACAACCTCAAGCGCCGGCTGGCGTACTCGACGATCAGTCAACTTTCCTATATCGTGCTGGGACTCGCTTTGCTGGAAGGGGACGCCCTGATCGGCGGCCTGCTCCACATCCCCGCTCACGCCTTCATGAAGCTCACACTCTTCTTCTGTGCGGGTGCGATCCACGTCGAGACGCACACCGACGACATCAGCGACATGGCCGGGATCGGTGCACGGATGCCCCTGACGATGACCGCTTTCGGGGTCGCCGCGGCGGGGATGGCCGGCATCCCGCTGGTCGCCGGCTTCGTCAGCAAGTGGTATCTCGTCATCGGCGCGCTGGACGGCGGTGGGTCGGTCTTCGCGGCCGCACTGCTCGTCTCGGGCGTGCTCAACATCGCGTACTTCTGGCCCATCGTCTACCAGGCGTTCTTCGAATCGCCCGAAGAACACGACGAGAAGCCGCTCATCGAGGCCGCCCTCGGCGGCACCTCCGTCCGCACGGACGGCGGTGACCACCACGCCGACGTGGACGTTCCCAACCCGGAACACGTCGACCACCTCGGCAAGCGCCACGAGGACGTGGAACACCACGGCGGCCCGCCCGCCGGCGGCTGGGACGTTCGGAACTGGCGTGGCGGCGAGAGCACGTGGTTCATGCTGGGGCCGATCCTCACCGCCGCGACGCTGTCGCTCGTGCTCGGGATCGTCCCCAACCAGGCGGTGTTCCTGCGAGTCGTGACGACCGTCGTCGGGAACCTCCCGGGGGTGGTCGCCTGA
- a CDS encoding monovalent cation/H+ antiporter subunit D family protein, which produces MIEHVPALLVVLPIVGGAVPLVASLLSDRAGWPVAAVTLTAHAALAVWLAVTVVTEGTVSYVVGGFVAPYGIELVVDGLSASVVLLVSLVALGLLAYARRAGPHANTFYSQYLLLVTGLTGMTVTGDAFNLYVFLEITGLAAYGLVASGREASAAVAALKYLIIGTVGASLYLLGVGYALAATGTLNMADLADKLAAVGYDSTLVVTAFGLMIGGLVVKVALFPLHTWQPDAYDNAPDTVSALISALVSTVSAYALARVMFSVFTVEFLTAVPAARWTLVGLASVSIVAGSALAVSQDSVQRMLAYSSVSQFGLVVAGFAIATPTAVVGATVHLLGHAVMKGGLFAATGVIERDTGASAVNGYAGMAERSPIGAGGFAVLALAMVGVPPAVGFVGKWYIVVGAVEAGIWPVVVVLLASTLLTLAYFARLVERLYFAEPTIQEEQAIADGGSAVSPGMLAVVVVTAVLAVALTALVPTLEQTLIDTLPPLLNP; this is translated from the coding sequence ATGATTGAACACGTTCCTGCGCTGTTGGTCGTCCTGCCCATCGTCGGCGGCGCCGTCCCGCTGGTCGCCAGTCTGCTCTCGGACCGGGCCGGCTGGCCGGTCGCCGCGGTCACGCTCACCGCACACGCCGCGCTGGCGGTGTGGTTGGCCGTGACCGTCGTCACCGAGGGGACCGTCAGCTACGTCGTCGGCGGCTTCGTCGCCCCCTACGGGATCGAACTCGTCGTCGACGGGCTCTCGGCGTCGGTCGTCCTCCTCGTCAGTCTCGTCGCGCTGGGTCTGCTCGCGTACGCACGCCGCGCCGGCCCCCACGCGAACACCTTCTACAGCCAGTATCTCCTGCTGGTGACCGGCCTCACCGGGATGACCGTCACCGGCGACGCGTTCAACCTCTACGTATTTCTGGAGATCACCGGACTGGCCGCCTACGGCCTTGTCGCCAGCGGACGGGAGGCCAGCGCCGCCGTCGCGGCGCTGAAGTACCTCATCATCGGGACCGTCGGGGCCTCGCTGTACCTGCTTGGCGTCGGCTACGCGCTTGCCGCGACGGGGACGCTGAACATGGCCGACCTCGCGGACAAACTCGCGGCGGTCGGTTACGACTCGACGCTCGTCGTGACCGCCTTCGGGCTGATGATCGGCGGGCTGGTCGTGAAGGTGGCGCTGTTCCCGCTGCACACCTGGCAGCCCGACGCCTACGACAACGCGCCCGACACCGTGAGCGCGCTCATCTCGGCGCTCGTCTCGACGGTGTCGGCTTACGCGCTCGCCCGGGTCATGTTCTCGGTCTTCACCGTCGAGTTCCTGACCGCGGTCCCGGCCGCCCGCTGGACGCTCGTGGGGCTGGCGTCGGTGAGCATCGTCGCCGGCAGCGCCCTGGCCGTCTCCCAGGACAGCGTCCAGCGGATGCTCGCGTACTCCTCGGTGTCCCAGTTCGGCCTCGTCGTCGCCGGGTTCGCCATCGCTACTCCCACGGCGGTCGTCGGCGCGACGGTCCACCTGCTGGGTCACGCGGTGATGAAAGGCGGGCTGTTCGCCGCGACGGGCGTCATCGAGCGTGACACCGGCGCGTCGGCGGTCAACGGCTACGCCGGGATGGCCGAGCGGTCGCCGATCGGTGCCGGCGGGTTCGCCGTCCTGGCGCTGGCGATGGTGGGCGTCCCGCCGGCGGTCGGCTTCGTCGGCAAGTGGTACATCGTCGTCGGCGCCGTCGAGGCCGGTATCTGGCCGGTCGTCGTCGTCCTGCTGGCGAGTACGTTGCTGACGCTCGCGTACTTCGCCCGCCTGGTCGAGCGGCTCTACTTCGCCGAACCGACCATCCAGGAGGAACAGGCCATCGCCGACGGCGGAAGTGCCGTCTCGCCGGGGATGCTCGCCGTCGTCGTCGTCACCGCCGTCCTCGCGGTGGCGCTGACCGCACTGGTGCCGACGCTCGAACAGACGCTGATCGACACGCTCCCGCCGCTACTGAACCCATGA
- a CDS encoding Na(+)/H(+) antiporter subunit D, whose protein sequence is MATPLTALPPVALLLPVAILVALLPRRSGHALGVLASGAAVAWTWVVPAGAHLQTTFLGFKAVLFNVDEFSRLMGLIFGIIGVAAVLYSYASEAEGIQTGFALSYVATSYGAVFAGDWLTLLFFWELMAVTSTLLVWHYGGKAVRAGFRYALLHGIGGTLLMAAILQTYVAKGTFLFGSVPGGPETVGITPGLPAALAAVGIGVNVGFIGLHAWLPDTYPRPHIAASVFLCVFTTKTGVYGMYRAFPAGNEAIAYMGGGMAVFGATFALFQNDMRRLLSYHIQSQVGYMVAGVGIGTALSQAGAFAHVFNHILYKGLLFMTAGVVVYRTGQESLKKLGGLAREMPITAAAFTVAALSIAGFPGFNGFVSKGIVIAGSHYDFAKGPLPVAGFGTLEWLLYLGGVGTFMSFIKFGYYAFFHGDYDGSVADANRGQTVAMLSVAALCVAYGVFDSALFAILPFDVTDGNVVSHVYTTYTVDHIVEGVALAVAGLIGFVVTKRPLSRLGRVPDIDSLYNPGIFYATRALVVGVTDLYAAVDRAVVRGTVALGDIVREPNEAAQKLWNNQVGPDESSHPLRAGIGFSILVLVVFVALALLALG, encoded by the coding sequence ATGGCGACTCCTCTGACGGCTCTCCCGCCGGTCGCACTCTTACTCCCGGTGGCGATCCTGGTCGCGCTGTTGCCGCGCCGGAGCGGCCACGCGCTGGGCGTGCTGGCGTCGGGCGCAGCGGTCGCCTGGACCTGGGTCGTTCCCGCGGGGGCACACCTCCAGACGACGTTCCTGGGCTTCAAGGCGGTGCTGTTCAACGTCGACGAGTTCTCCCGGCTGATGGGGCTGATCTTCGGGATCATCGGCGTCGCGGCCGTGCTGTACTCTTACGCGAGCGAAGCCGAGGGAATCCAGACAGGCTTCGCGCTCTCGTACGTGGCGACGAGCTACGGCGCCGTCTTCGCCGGCGACTGGCTCACGCTCCTCTTTTTCTGGGAACTGATGGCCGTCACGAGCACGCTGCTCGTGTGGCACTACGGCGGCAAGGCGGTCCGCGCCGGCTTCCGCTACGCGCTGTTGCACGGCATCGGCGGGACGCTCCTGATGGCCGCGATCCTCCAGACCTACGTCGCGAAGGGGACCTTCCTCTTTGGCTCGGTCCCCGGCGGCCCGGAGACGGTCGGGATCACGCCCGGACTCCCCGCGGCGCTGGCCGCCGTCGGGATCGGGGTCAACGTCGGATTCATCGGTCTGCACGCCTGGCTGCCCGACACCTACCCGCGCCCACACATCGCCGCCAGCGTCTTCCTCTGTGTGTTCACGACCAAGACCGGCGTCTACGGGATGTACCGGGCCTTCCCCGCCGGCAACGAGGCCATCGCCTACATGGGCGGCGGGATGGCCGTCTTCGGCGCCACGTTCGCGCTGTTCCAGAACGACATGCGCCGCCTGCTCTCCTACCACATCCAGTCCCAGGTCGGCTACATGGTCGCCGGCGTCGGCATCGGGACGGCGCTGTCCCAGGCCGGCGCCTTCGCCCACGTCTTCAATCACATCCTCTACAAGGGACTGCTGTTCATGACCGCCGGTGTCGTCGTCTACCGCACCGGCCAGGAGAGCCTGAAGAAACTCGGCGGCCTCGCTCGCGAGATGCCGATCACCGCCGCGGCGTTCACTGTGGCGGCGCTCTCGATCGCCGGGTTCCCCGGGTTCAACGGCTTCGTCAGCAAGGGGATCGTCATCGCCGGGAGCCACTACGACTTCGCCAAGGGGCCGCTCCCGGTCGCCGGCTTTGGTACCCTCGAGTGGCTGCTCTACCTCGGTGGCGTCGGCACGTTCATGTCGTTCATCAAGTTCGGCTACTACGCGTTCTTCCACGGCGACTACGACGGCAGCGTCGCAGACGCCAACCGCGGCCAGACCGTCGCGATGCTGTCGGTCGCCGCGCTCTGTGTCGCCTACGGCGTCTTCGACAGCGCCCTGTTCGCGATCCTCCCCTTCGACGTGACCGACGGGAACGTCGTCTCGCACGTCTACACCACCTACACCGTCGACCACATCGTCGAAGGAGTCGCGTTGGCGGTCGCCGGCCTGATCGGCTTTGTCGTCACCAAGCGCCCGCTGAGCCGTCTCGGGCGCGTCCCGGACATCGACTCGCTGTACAACCCTGGTATCTTCTACGCCACCCGGGCGCTGGTGGTCGGCGTGACCGATCTCTACGCCGCCGTCGACCGGGCGGTCGTCCGCGGCACGGTTGCCCTGGGAGATATTGTCAGGGAACCGAACGAAGCCGCCCAGAAACTGTGGAACAATCAGGTTGGACCGGACGAGAGCTCCCATCCACTCCGCGCGGGAATCGGATTCAGCATCCTCGTACTCGTCGTTTTCGTCGCCCTCGCGCTGCTGGCGCTGGGGTAA
- a CDS encoding monovalent cation/H+ antiporter subunit E, which translates to MTVSDARRLLVPVADSETVRNTVAYAVEQAQAAADEGRSVELHFVVVASTRALDPDAPTELGEATELLDRVDVWIEEDLGTEPPGWLTITEEVLGADRYLFSPGDYADTLVEYGAEHGIDTVVLDPEYRPGGAAPMLRPLEVELSRGEFEIERAPVERRAQQTVLARAASLPKYLTLFGASYVFYMLLSAYTPFDFFTGAVTATLVTLLLAPITFSQQPSVTRLPVQLARLLLYIPYLLWEIALANFQIAYVVLHPSLPIDPEIVELRAAVWGDAAVTTLANSITLTPGTLTVSVSDRAFDIHSLTGGSREDLFDGGLERAVRFVFYGREAAAIPSPRERGDGGRPDGQSTDEEVAGDD; encoded by the coding sequence GTGACCGTATCTGACGCACGCCGTCTGCTGGTCCCGGTCGCCGACTCCGAGACCGTCCGGAACACCGTCGCGTACGCGGTCGAACAGGCGCAGGCGGCCGCGGACGAGGGACGGTCGGTCGAACTCCACTTCGTCGTCGTCGCCAGCACGCGGGCACTCGATCCCGACGCCCCGACGGAACTGGGGGAGGCGACCGAACTGCTAGACCGAGTCGATGTCTGGATCGAGGAGGACCTCGGCACCGAGCCACCGGGCTGGCTCACCATCACCGAGGAGGTGCTGGGCGCCGACCGGTACCTCTTCAGTCCGGGCGACTACGCCGACACTCTCGTCGAGTACGGGGCCGAACACGGTATCGACACAGTCGTCCTCGACCCGGAGTACCGGCCCGGCGGAGCGGCACCGATGTTGCGCCCGCTGGAGGTCGAACTCTCCCGCGGCGAGTTCGAGATCGAACGCGCACCGGTCGAGCGGCGTGCCCAGCAGACCGTCCTCGCCAGAGCGGCGTCGCTCCCGAAGTACCTGACGCTGTTTGGGGCGTCGTACGTGTTCTACATGCTCCTGAGCGCGTACACGCCCTTCGATTTCTTCACCGGGGCGGTCACCGCGACGCTGGTGACGCTTCTGCTCGCCCCGATCACGTTCAGCCAGCAGCCGTCCGTGACGCGACTCCCGGTCCAACTCGCCCGGCTTCTGCTGTACATCCCCTATCTCCTCTGGGAGATCGCGCTCGCGAACTTCCAGATCGCCTACGTCGTCCTCCACCCGTCGCTCCCGATCGACCCGGAGATCGTCGAACTCCGAGCCGCGGTCTGGGGTGACGCCGCGGTGACGACGCTGGCCAACAGCATCACGCTCACACCGGGGACACTCACCGTCAGCGTCTCCGACCGCGCGTTCGACATCCACTCGCTGACCGGCGGTTCCCGGGAGGACCTGTTCGACGGCGGCCTCGAACGGGCCGTCCGGTTCGTCTTCTACGGCCGGGAGGCGGCCGCGATCCCGTCGCCGCGTGAGCGGGGCGACGGCGGCCGGCCGGACGGCCAATCCACCGACGAGGAGGTGGCCGGCGATGACTGA